A window of Pedococcus aerophilus contains these coding sequences:
- a CDS encoding DLW-39 family protein: MKKILLLIATAVGAAAVQKKLKDQQAEKDLWAEATDSPS, from the coding sequence ATGAAGAAGATCCTGCTCCTCATTGCGACCGCCGTCGGGGCTGCCGCGGTGCAGAAGAAGCTCAAGGACCAGCAGGCCGAGAAGGACCTCTGGGCCGAGGCGACCGACTCACCCTCGTAG
- a CDS encoding DUF3566 domain-containing protein, translating into MSRSADAPSSRTGAPTRSGATTAATAARARRVKLTVSRVDPWSAMKMSFLISVALGIAGVVMVAVLWMILSGMGVFSEVNRLVGTIFNDTENPFDIMDFLGFGRVLSLSIVVGVIDVILLTALSTLGAFLYNICSALVGGLQLTLTDD; encoded by the coding sequence ATGAGTCGCAGCGCGGACGCCCCGTCCTCACGGACCGGGGCACCCACGCGGTCCGGGGCGACGACGGCAGCCACGGCAGCCCGCGCCCGCCGGGTCAAGCTCACCGTCTCGCGCGTCGACCCGTGGTCGGCGATGAAGATGTCGTTCCTCATCTCGGTCGCCCTCGGCATCGCCGGCGTCGTCATGGTGGCCGTGCTGTGGATGATCCTCTCGGGCATGGGCGTCTTCTCCGAGGTCAACCGCCTGGTCGGGACGATCTTCAACGACACCGAGAACCCGTTCGACATCATGGACTTCCTCGGCTTCGGCCGGGTGCTGTCCCTGTCGATCGTCGTCGGGGTCATCGACGTCATCCTGCTGACCGCGCTGAGCACCCTCGGGGCGTTCCTGTACAACATCTGCTCGGCCCTCGTGGGTGGCCTCCAGCTCACCCTCACCGACGACTGA
- the gyrA gene encoding DNA gyrase subunit A: MTDGTPPIEYDRTEAVDLNAEMQRSYIDYAMTVIVSRALPDVRDGLKPVHRRVVYAMYDGGYRPDRGYNKCSRVVGEVMGQYHPHGDSSIYDALVRLVQDWSLRYPLVDGQGNFGSPGDDPAAAPRYTECRMAPLALEMVRDIHEETVDFRDNYDGKTQEPTVLPSRFPNLLVNGSSGIAVGMATNIPPHNLREVADAAQWILANPEADREAVQAAVVSKISGPDFPTGALILGRKGIEEAYRTGRGSIIMRAVVEVEEIQGRQCLVVTELPYQVNPDTLAQKIAELTKEGRLSGIADIRDETSGRTGQRLVVVLKRDAVAKVVLNNLYKHTQLQTNFGANMLALVDGVPRTLPIDAFIRHWVDHQIEVIQRRTAFRLRKAENEIHILRGLLKALDALDEVIALIRRSQTVEAARDGLIALLEIDEIQARAILEMQLRRLAALERQKIIDEHDRLEALILDFQDILAKPERQRTIVSEELAEIVDKYGDDRRTRIEFFDGDMSMEDLIPEEDVVVTITRGGYAKRTRVDAYRSQGRGGKGVRGASLRGDDMVQHFFTTTSHHWLLFFTNLGRVYRVKAYELPDSGRDAKGQHVANLLAFQPDEKIAQVLDVRDYAQQPYLVLATKNGLVKKTRLGDYDSPRSGGLIAINLKDGDELVAADLASQTDDLLLVSRKAQSVRFHATDENLRPMGRATSGVTGMRFRGDDSLLSLSVIHEGEDPDVFVVFENGMAKRSPSSDWNAKGRGGLGVAVAKITERNGDLVGALTVSEEDEVLVIMGKGNIVRMPVGPVTRRGRNTQGMTFARPGNGDSVVAVARNPERTADEVEAELGAEQGVEQGADLVTPGAEGDSPATDAVPSSENETDASGGNE; the protein is encoded by the coding sequence ATGACTGACGGCACGCCCCCGATCGAGTACGACCGCACCGAGGCCGTTGACCTCAACGCCGAGATGCAGCGCAGCTACATCGACTACGCGATGACGGTTATCGTCAGCCGCGCGCTGCCCGACGTGCGTGACGGGCTCAAGCCCGTGCACCGTCGCGTGGTCTACGCCATGTACGACGGTGGCTACCGGCCCGACCGCGGCTACAACAAGTGCAGCCGCGTCGTCGGTGAGGTTATGGGTCAGTACCACCCGCACGGTGACTCCTCGATCTACGACGCCCTCGTGCGTCTCGTGCAGGACTGGTCGCTGCGCTACCCGCTCGTCGACGGCCAGGGCAACTTCGGCTCGCCGGGTGACGACCCGGCCGCTGCTCCGCGGTACACCGAGTGCCGGATGGCGCCGCTGGCCCTGGAGATGGTCCGCGACATCCACGAGGAGACCGTCGACTTCCGCGACAACTACGACGGCAAGACGCAGGAGCCGACCGTCCTGCCGAGCCGGTTCCCCAACCTGCTCGTCAACGGCAGCTCCGGCATCGCCGTCGGCATGGCCACGAACATCCCGCCGCACAACCTGCGCGAGGTGGCCGACGCCGCCCAGTGGATCCTGGCCAACCCCGAGGCCGACCGTGAGGCCGTGCAGGCGGCCGTCGTCTCGAAGATCAGTGGTCCCGACTTCCCCACGGGCGCGCTGATCCTGGGCCGCAAGGGGATCGAGGAGGCCTACCGCACGGGCCGTGGCTCGATCATCATGCGCGCCGTCGTCGAGGTCGAGGAGATCCAGGGCCGCCAGTGCCTCGTGGTCACCGAGCTGCCCTACCAGGTGAACCCCGACACGCTCGCGCAGAAGATCGCCGAGCTCACCAAGGAGGGCCGACTCTCCGGCATCGCGGACATCCGCGACGAGACCTCCGGCCGCACCGGACAGCGCCTGGTCGTCGTGCTCAAACGCGACGCCGTCGCCAAGGTCGTGCTCAACAACCTCTACAAGCACACCCAGCTCCAGACGAACTTCGGCGCCAACATGCTCGCGCTCGTCGACGGGGTGCCGCGCACGCTGCCGATCGACGCGTTCATCCGGCACTGGGTCGACCACCAGATCGAGGTCATCCAGCGGCGGACGGCGTTCCGCCTGCGCAAGGCCGAGAACGAGATCCACATCCTGCGGGGTCTGCTCAAGGCGCTCGACGCCCTCGACGAGGTCATCGCCCTCATCCGGCGCTCGCAGACCGTCGAGGCGGCCCGCGACGGCCTGATCGCGCTGCTCGAGATCGACGAGATCCAGGCTCGCGCCATCCTCGAGATGCAGCTGCGCCGCCTGGCCGCCCTCGAGCGCCAGAAGATCATCGACGAGCACGACCGTCTCGAGGCCCTCATCCTCGACTTCCAGGACATCCTCGCCAAGCCCGAGCGCCAGCGGACGATCGTGTCCGAGGAGCTCGCCGAGATCGTCGACAAGTACGGCGACGACCGCCGCACCCGGATCGAGTTCTTCGACGGCGACATGTCGATGGAGGACCTCATCCCCGAGGAGGACGTGGTCGTCACCATCACGCGCGGCGGCTACGCCAAGCGGACCCGCGTCGACGCCTACCGCTCGCAGGGTCGCGGCGGCAAGGGAGTCCGCGGTGCCTCGCTGCGCGGCGACGACATGGTGCAGCACTTCTTCACCACCACCTCGCACCACTGGCTCTTGTTCTTCACCAACCTCGGCCGGGTCTACCGCGTCAAGGCCTACGAGCTGCCCGACTCCGGTCGGGACGCCAAGGGCCAGCACGTGGCGAACCTGCTGGCGTTCCAGCCGGACGAGAAGATCGCGCAGGTCCTCGACGTGCGCGACTACGCCCAGCAGCCCTACCTCGTGCTCGCCACGAAGAACGGCCTGGTCAAGAAGACCCGCCTCGGCGACTACGACTCCCCCCGCAGCGGTGGCCTCATCGCCATCAACCTCAAGGACGGCGACGAGCTGGTCGCGGCCGACCTCGCCTCGCAGACCGACGACCTGCTCCTCGTGTCGCGCAAGGCCCAGTCGGTGCGGTTCCACGCCACCGACGAGAACCTGCGCCCGATGGGTCGCGCGACCAGCGGTGTGACCGGTATGCGGTTCCGTGGCGACGACTCGCTGCTGTCCCTCAGCGTCATCCACGAGGGCGAGGACCCCGATGTGTTCGTGGTGTTCGAGAACGGCATGGCCAAGCGCAGCCCGTCCTCGGACTGGAACGCCAAGGGTCGCGGCGGCCTCGGTGTCGCCGTCGCCAAGATCACCGAGCGCAACGGCGACCTCGTCGGCGCGCTCACGGTGAGCGAGGAGGACGAGGTCCTGGTCATCATGGGCAAGGGCAACATCGTGCGTATGCCGGTGGGCCCGGTCACGCGGCGTGGCCGCAACACCCAGGGCATGACCTTCGCCCGCCCGGGCAACGGTGACTCCGTCGTGGCCGTGGCGCGCAACCCCGAGCGGACGGCTGACGAGGTCGAGGCCGAGCTGGGTGCCGAGCAAGGCGTCGAGCAGGGTGCCGATCTGGTCACGCCTGGCGCGGAAGGCGACTCGCCGGCCACCGATGCCGTACCGTCGTCGGAGAACGAGACGGACGCCAGCGGAGGTAACGAGTGA
- the gyrB gene encoding DNA topoisomerase (ATP-hydrolyzing) subunit B: MSESDQTPHESTPNDIPATSPNSEPTESLTAAEAEAARLEAEAELAGVPAGADYDASAITVLEGLEAVRKRPGMYIGSTGERGLHHLVWEIVDNAVDEALAGYADTIDVTLLADGGVRVADNGRGIPTGNNDQYGMSTVELVLTQLHAGGKFGGGGYKVSGGLHGVGSSVVNALSTRLDAEVHQLGHVFRVSFDHGEATAPLEKMEASDRTGTTITYWADGDIFETTTYDFETIRARFQQMAFLNKGLTINLTDERVPESAEDVEDADVVDAVEKKPRKISYKYDNGLVDYVTHLVSSKKSEPVHNEIISIESEDKDRQLSLELAMQWTTAYSESVHTYANTINTHEGGTHEEGFRAAMTKLINDFARKQNLLKDKDENLTGDDIREGLTAVVSVKLGEPQFEGQTKTKLGNSEVKGFVQRAMTDEFGHWLGAHPNEGKDIVRKSIQAAAARMAARKAREATRRKGLLESGGLPGKLRDCQSKDPSISEVFIVEGDSAGGSAVRGRNPHNQAILPIRGKILNVEKARIDKVLANNEVQALISAFGTGIGEDFDKTKARYHKIVLMADADVDGLHIRTLLLTLLFRFMRPLIEEGYVYLAQPPLYRLKWSNHAHEFAYSDRERDAMVKAGLSQGWRLPKDAGIQRYKGLGEMDYQELWETTMDPDHRVLLQVTLDDAAAADEIFAILMGEDVESRRGFIQRNARDVRFLDI, encoded by the coding sequence GTGTCCGAGTCTGACCAGACGCCGCACGAGAGCACGCCGAACGACATCCCCGCCACCTCCCCCAACTCGGAGCCGACCGAGAGCCTCACCGCCGCCGAGGCGGAGGCAGCCCGCCTCGAGGCCGAGGCCGAGCTCGCAGGGGTGCCGGCCGGAGCGGACTACGACGCCAGCGCGATCACCGTCCTCGAGGGCCTCGAGGCGGTGCGCAAGCGCCCCGGCATGTACATCGGCTCGACCGGGGAGCGAGGACTGCACCACCTGGTCTGGGAGATCGTCGACAACGCGGTGGACGAGGCGCTCGCCGGGTACGCCGACACCATCGACGTCACCCTGCTGGCCGACGGCGGGGTCCGCGTCGCCGACAACGGCCGTGGCATCCCCACCGGCAACAACGACCAGTACGGCATGTCGACGGTCGAGCTGGTCCTGACCCAGCTGCACGCCGGCGGCAAGTTCGGCGGCGGCGGCTACAAGGTGTCCGGTGGCCTGCACGGCGTCGGCTCCTCCGTGGTCAACGCCCTGTCGACCCGCCTCGACGCCGAGGTCCACCAGCTCGGCCACGTCTTCCGGGTCTCCTTCGACCACGGTGAGGCGACCGCGCCCCTGGAGAAGATGGAGGCCTCGGACCGCACGGGCACGACCATCACCTACTGGGCCGACGGCGACATCTTCGAGACGACGACCTACGACTTCGAGACGATCCGCGCCCGCTTCCAGCAGATGGCCTTCCTCAACAAGGGTCTGACCATCAACCTCACCGACGAGCGCGTGCCCGAGTCGGCCGAGGACGTCGAGGACGCCGATGTGGTCGACGCCGTGGAGAAGAAGCCGCGCAAGATCAGCTACAAGTACGACAACGGGCTGGTCGACTACGTCACCCACCTCGTCTCGTCCAAGAAGTCCGAGCCGGTCCACAACGAGATCATCTCGATCGAGTCCGAGGACAAGGACCGGCAGCTCTCGCTCGAGCTGGCGATGCAGTGGACGACCGCGTACTCCGAGTCGGTCCACACCTACGCCAACACGATCAACACCCACGAGGGCGGCACCCACGAGGAGGGCTTCCGCGCGGCGATGACCAAGCTCATCAACGACTTCGCGCGCAAGCAGAACCTCCTCAAGGACAAGGACGAGAACCTCACCGGCGACGACATCCGCGAGGGCCTGACCGCCGTCGTGTCGGTCAAGCTCGGCGAACCGCAGTTCGAGGGCCAGACCAAGACCAAGCTCGGCAACTCCGAGGTCAAGGGGTTCGTCCAGCGGGCCATGACCGACGAGTTCGGCCACTGGCTCGGCGCCCACCCGAACGAGGGCAAGGACATCGTCCGCAAGTCGATCCAGGCCGCGGCCGCCCGCATGGCGGCGCGCAAGGCCCGCGAGGCGACCCGGCGCAAGGGCCTGCTCGAGTCCGGCGGCCTGCCCGGCAAGCTGCGTGACTGCCAGAGCAAGGACCCCTCGATCTCCGAGGTCTTCATCGTCGAGGGTGACTCGGCCGGTGGCTCGGCGGTGCGTGGTCGCAACCCGCACAACCAGGCGATCCTGCCGATCCGAGGCAAGATCCTCAACGTCGAGAAGGCCCGCATCGACAAGGTGCTCGCCAACAACGAGGTCCAGGCGCTGATCTCGGCGTTCGGCACCGGCATCGGCGAGGACTTCGACAAGACCAAGGCTCGGTACCACAAGATCGTGCTGATGGCCGACGCCGATGTCGACGGCCTGCACATCCGGACCCTGCTGCTGACGTTGCTCTTCCGGTTCATGCGCCCGCTGATCGAGGAGGGCTACGTCTACCTCGCGCAGCCGCCGCTCTACCGCCTCAAGTGGAGCAACCACGCCCACGAGTTCGCCTACTCCGACCGTGAGCGCGACGCCATGGTCAAGGCTGGGCTCTCCCAGGGCTGGCGCCTGCCGAAGGACGCGGGCATCCAGCGCTACAAGGGTCTGGGCGAGATGGACTACCAGGAGCTGTGGGAGACCACGATGGATCCCGACCACCGCGTGCTGCTCCAGGTGACGCTCGACGACGCGGCCGCGGCCGACGAGATCTTCGCGATCCTCATGGGTGAGGACGTCGAGAGCCGCCGCGGCTTCATCCAGCGCAACGCCCGCGACGTCCGGTTCCTGGACATCTGA
- a CDS encoding protealysin inhibitor emfourin produces the protein MSEMSGSARCGIVPPYLLQALAGADGHAAACAERTLRRDVEHRARRQGRASATPPVGTGASPAEAPPAPDDGTGPQRVIGDAGGQETLPGATVRHEGKPATGDAAADEAYDGLGQTWSLYSEAYGRDSLDGRGLPLLATVHYGKDYDNAFWDGTQMVFGDGDGEVFNRFTLSVDVIGHELTHGVTELTAGLTYQGQSGALNESVSDVFGSLVRQRAAGQTADQADWLIGAGLFTEAVNGVALRSMKAPGTAYDDPKLGKDPQPATMADYVDTTDDNGGVHINSGIPNHAFYLAATAIGGNAWEAPGQIWFDTLTGDGIAADCDFATFAGLTVAAATARYGADSSEVAAVQQAWAQVGVQVSGAPTTPTPPPEDGSPVPAPAPAPAPQPDPAPTPSPAPSGGDELVQVRRTGGLAGMRQARTVALSELPEPDATEWRGLLADDGLHALAAGPTGRTIPDAFTYHVACPPDGEEVALPEHGIPDPVRELFRRTLGE, from the coding sequence ATGAGCGAAATGTCCGGATCAGCGCGCTGCGGCATCGTCCCGCCCTACCTCCTGCAGGCCCTCGCCGGCGCCGACGGCCACGCGGCCGCCTGCGCCGAGCGCACCCTGCGCCGCGACGTCGAGCACCGCGCCCGACGACAGGGACGGGCCTCGGCTACGCCCCCCGTGGGCACAGGGGCCTCCCCGGCAGAGGCCCCGCCGGCTCCGGACGACGGCACCGGTCCGCAGCGGGTCATCGGCGACGCCGGTGGACAGGAGACGCTGCCGGGCGCGACGGTCCGCCACGAGGGTAAGCCGGCCACCGGCGACGCCGCCGCCGACGAGGCGTACGACGGCCTGGGCCAGACCTGGTCGCTGTACTCCGAGGCCTACGGCCGCGACTCGCTCGACGGTCGGGGGCTCCCCCTGCTCGCGACGGTGCACTACGGCAAGGACTACGACAACGCCTTCTGGGACGGCACCCAGATGGTCTTCGGCGACGGCGACGGGGAGGTGTTCAACCGGTTCACCCTCAGCGTCGACGTCATCGGCCACGAGCTGACCCACGGCGTCACCGAGCTCACCGCGGGCCTGACCTACCAGGGCCAGTCCGGTGCGCTGAACGAGAGCGTGTCCGACGTGTTCGGGTCGTTGGTGCGGCAGCGGGCGGCCGGCCAGACCGCCGACCAGGCGGACTGGCTCATCGGGGCCGGCTTGTTCACCGAGGCGGTCAACGGCGTGGCGCTGCGCTCGATGAAGGCGCCGGGCACCGCGTACGACGACCCGAAGCTGGGCAAGGACCCCCAGCCCGCGACGATGGCCGACTACGTCGACACCACCGACGACAACGGCGGGGTCCACATCAACTCCGGCATCCCCAACCACGCCTTCTACCTCGCGGCCACCGCGATCGGTGGCAACGCCTGGGAGGCACCGGGCCAGATCTGGTTCGACACCCTCACCGGCGACGGCATCGCCGCCGACTGCGACTTCGCGACCTTCGCCGGCCTCACGGTCGCCGCAGCCACGGCCCGGTATGGCGCCGACTCCAGCGAGGTGGCCGCCGTCCAGCAGGCCTGGGCGCAGGTGGGCGTGCAGGTTTCTGGCGCGCCCACGACACCGACGCCGCCGCCCGAGGACGGGTCACCGGTGCCTGCACCTGCTCCGGCACCTGCCCCCCAACCCGACCCGGCACCGACCCCTTCACCCGCTCCGTCGGGGGGTGACGAGCTCGTCCAGGTGCGCCGCACGGGTGGCCTCGCCGGGATGCGGCAGGCGCGCACCGTCGCGCTCTCCGAGCTGCCCGAGCCGGATGCCACCGAGTGGCGTGGGCTGCTGGCCGACGACGGGTTGCACGCCCTCGCCGCGGGCCCGACCGGACGCACCATCCCCGACGCGTTCACCTACCACGTGGCGTGCCCACCGGATGGTGAGGAGGTCGCGTTGCCCGAGCACGGCATACCGGATCCGGTCCGGGAGCTGTTCCGGCGGACCCTCGGCGAGTAG
- a CDS encoding alcohol dehydrogenase catalytic domain-containing protein: MRITGAVLEEVGRPGPWAQTRPLTVGDLELDSPGAGEVLVEMEAAGVCHSDLSVVEGNRSRPVPMLLGHEGAGRVRALGAKVTDLAVGQRVVMTFLPRCGECPGCATDGRMPCGPGSVSNGAGELLGGGRRLSRDGSPVHHHLGVSAFATHAVVDTRSVVAVEDDVPPDVAAVLGCAVLTGGGALLNAAPPEPGQSVLVVGLGGVGMASLLTAVALGTEEVIAVDGVAAKREQALELGASRVLDPAELASSGVRADVVVEAAGNARAFEAALAATAPGGRTVTVGLPHPEARASVSPLQLVAEARTVIGSYLGSAVPSRDIPVFARWWREGRLPVEALVSSTIALDQVNEAMDELAAARAIRQVIRF, translated from the coding sequence ATGAGGATCACCGGTGCCGTGCTCGAGGAGGTCGGGCGGCCCGGGCCGTGGGCGCAGACCAGGCCGTTGACGGTCGGGGACCTCGAGCTCGACTCCCCCGGTGCCGGCGAGGTGCTCGTCGAGATGGAGGCCGCGGGGGTCTGCCACTCCGACCTGTCCGTCGTCGAAGGCAACCGCAGCCGCCCCGTCCCGATGCTGCTCGGCCACGAGGGTGCGGGTCGGGTGCGTGCGCTCGGGGCGAAGGTCACGGACCTGGCGGTGGGCCAGCGCGTGGTCATGACCTTCCTGCCCCGGTGCGGCGAGTGCCCCGGCTGCGCCACTGATGGTCGGATGCCGTGCGGTCCGGGTTCGGTGAGCAACGGCGCCGGCGAGCTGCTCGGTGGTGGCCGCCGGCTGTCGCGCGACGGCTCCCCCGTCCACCACCACCTCGGCGTCTCTGCCTTCGCGACCCACGCCGTGGTCGACACCCGCTCGGTGGTCGCCGTCGAGGACGACGTGCCACCCGACGTCGCCGCCGTGCTCGGCTGCGCCGTGCTCACCGGCGGTGGGGCCCTGCTCAACGCCGCACCTCCCGAGCCCGGCCAGTCCGTGCTCGTGGTCGGCCTCGGCGGAGTCGGTATGGCGTCGCTGCTCACCGCGGTCGCGCTGGGCACCGAAGAGGTCATCGCCGTCGACGGGGTGGCGGCCAAGCGCGAGCAGGCCCTCGAGCTCGGGGCCTCCCGGGTGCTGGACCCGGCCGAGCTGGCGTCCAGCGGGGTCCGCGCCGACGTCGTGGTGGAGGCGGCCGGCAACGCCAGGGCGTTCGAAGCTGCCCTCGCCGCCACGGCTCCCGGTGGTCGCACCGTCACCGTCGGCCTCCCGCACCCCGAGGCCCGGGCCAGCGTCTCGCCGCTCCAGCTCGTGGCCGAGGCGAGGACCGTCATCGGCAGCTACCTCGGGTCGGCCGTGCCCAGCCGCGACATCCCGGTGTTCGCCCGGTGGTGGCGGGAGGGACGGCTCCCGGTGGAGGCGCTGGTCTCGTCGACGATCGCCCTGGACCAGGTGAACGAGGCGATGGACGAGCTCGCGGCAGCACGCGCCATACGGCAGGTCATCCGCTTCTGA
- a CDS encoding thioesterase family protein encodes MTADADRPATEGSAPGQDPRTLTRAHFDHVVAATTRWSDNDMYGHLNNAVYYELFDSAINGWLITGAGIDVMALPELGVVAESGCRYFRELEYPRPLEVGVRVERVGRSSITYALGLFDAEATEPAALGHWVHVYIDRSSRTSVPIPAVVRDLLDDAVLARA; translated from the coding sequence ATGACGGCCGACGCTGACCGCCCTGCCACCGAGGGCTCCGCCCCGGGGCAGGACCCGCGCACGTTGACCCGGGCGCACTTCGACCACGTGGTCGCTGCGACGACCCGGTGGTCCGACAACGACATGTACGGCCACCTCAACAACGCGGTCTACTACGAGCTGTTCGACTCGGCGATCAACGGCTGGCTCATCACCGGTGCCGGGATCGACGTCATGGCGCTGCCCGAGCTCGGGGTCGTCGCCGAGTCGGGATGCCGCTACTTCCGCGAGCTGGAGTACCCGCGTCCCCTCGAGGTCGGCGTGCGCGTCGAGCGGGTGGGGCGCAGCAGCATCACCTACGCCCTGGGGTTGTTCGACGCCGAGGCCACCGAACCCGCGGCGCTGGGTCACTGGGTCCACGTCTACATCGACCGGTCCTCCCGCACCAGCGTGCCCATCCCCGCCGTGGTCCGCGACCTGCTCGACGACGCGGTCCTGGCGCGCGCATGA
- a CDS encoding DUF721 domain-containing protein, which yields MSEDPGRDIPDGLPEGATVEAAPGDALPLGGPEGEATESGEAAGSVEDAAAAALQRARASARDKGLRPGLKPMRRRQVGVPNKTPRDGRDPLLLGDQMDRLLSDRGWKVDVAVGSVMGRWPQIVGEEVAQHCIPVTFELGVLTVRADSTAWTTQLKLLESAIMGRLEGEVGKGTVAALKIVGPSAPSWSKGPRRSTGPGPRDTYG from the coding sequence GTGAGTGAGGACCCGGGCCGGGACATCCCCGACGGCCTCCCTGAGGGCGCCACCGTCGAGGCGGCACCGGGGGACGCGCTCCCCCTGGGTGGTCCCGAGGGTGAGGCGACCGAGTCCGGCGAGGCGGCGGGCTCGGTGGAGGACGCTGCGGCCGCGGCCCTGCAGCGAGCGCGGGCGTCGGCGCGGGACAAGGGACTTCGCCCGGGGCTCAAACCGATGCGCCGGCGTCAGGTCGGGGTGCCGAACAAGACGCCGCGGGACGGCCGCGACCCCCTGCTGCTCGGTGACCAGATGGACCGGTTGCTGTCCGACCGGGGCTGGAAGGTCGATGTGGCGGTGGGTTCGGTGATGGGGCGCTGGCCGCAGATCGTCGGTGAGGAGGTGGCCCAGCACTGCATCCCGGTGACGTTCGAGCTCGGCGTCCTGACCGTGCGGGCCGACTCGACCGCGTGGACCACGCAGCTGAAGCTGCTCGAGTCCGCGATCATGGGCCGGCTGGAGGGTGAGGTGGGCAAGGGCACGGTCGCCGCGCTGAAGATCGTCGGACCGAGCGCACCGTCCTGGTCGAAGGGTCCCCGCCGCAGCACCGGACCGGGGCCACGCGACACCTACGGCTGA
- the recF gene encoding DNA replication/repair protein RecF (All proteins in this family for which functions are known are DNA-binding proteins that assist the filamentation of RecA onto DNA for the initiation of recombination or recombinational repair.), with the protein MHVRHLTVSDFRSYATAELPLEPGVTTLVGLNGQGKTNLVEAVGYLATLSSHRVATDQPLVRFGAEQAVIRGAVVRDGRETMVELELNPGRANRARLGRSPAGRPRDVLGTLRTVLFAPEDLALVKGDPSERRKFLDDLLVARQPRWASVRGDYDKILKQRNALLKSAAPVLRRGQRRPPPRPTDEPVEDARASALHTLDIWNDHLATVGSQLLYARLRLLRDLGPYLTKAYDEVSAGQSDARVSYKSSLRDAASASLAAGEVPEIDQLRTEILETLTELRDREIERGMSLAGPHRDDLVLSLGELPAKGYASHGESWSFALGLKLAAYQLLRHDLGDDPVLILDDVFAELDSGRRERLAAMVADCEQVLITAAVDADVPSTLTGRTYAVSLGEVSLRE; encoded by the coding sequence GTGCACGTCCGGCACCTGACCGTCTCCGACTTCCGCAGCTACGCGACCGCCGAGCTGCCGCTCGAGCCGGGAGTGACGACGCTGGTCGGGCTGAACGGCCAGGGCAAGACCAACCTCGTCGAGGCGGTCGGCTACCTCGCGACGCTGTCGAGCCACCGGGTCGCCACCGACCAGCCGCTGGTGCGGTTCGGGGCCGAGCAGGCGGTCATCCGAGGTGCGGTGGTCCGCGACGGGCGCGAGACCATGGTCGAGCTCGAGCTCAACCCGGGTCGCGCCAACCGGGCGCGGCTCGGTCGTTCCCCGGCCGGCCGGCCGCGCGACGTGCTGGGCACCCTGCGCACGGTGCTCTTCGCGCCCGAGGACCTCGCCCTGGTCAAGGGCGACCCGTCCGAGCGCCGCAAGTTCCTCGACGACCTGCTCGTGGCCCGGCAACCGCGGTGGGCCAGCGTCCGGGGCGACTACGACAAGATCCTCAAGCAGCGCAACGCCCTGCTGAAGTCTGCCGCGCCGGTGCTGCGTCGTGGACAGCGCCGGCCGCCGCCCCGGCCCACGGACGAGCCGGTCGAGGACGCCCGCGCCTCGGCGCTGCACACCCTCGACATCTGGAACGACCACCTGGCCACTGTCGGGTCCCAGCTCCTCTACGCCCGGCTTCGCCTGCTGCGTGACCTCGGGCCCTACCTCACCAAGGCCTACGACGAGGTGAGCGCGGGCCAGTCCGACGCCCGGGTCTCCTACAAGAGCTCGCTGCGCGACGCCGCCTCGGCATCGCTCGCCGCGGGCGAGGTCCCCGAGATCGACCAGCTCCGCACCGAGATCCTCGAGACCCTGACCGAGCTGCGCGACCGCGAGATCGAACGCGGGATGTCACTGGCCGGCCCCCACCGCGACGACCTCGTCCTGTCGCTCGGCGAGCTCCCCGCGAAGGGGTACGCCAGCCACGGCGAGAGCTGGTCGTTCGCGCTGGGACTGAAGCTGGCGGCATACCAGCTGCTGCGGCACGACCTCGGCGACGACCCGGTGCTCATCCTCGACGACGTCTTCGCCGAGCTGGACTCGGGCCGCCGTGAGCGGCTGGCCGCGATGGTGGCCGACTGCGAGCAGGTGCTCATCACCGCGGCGGTGGACGCCGACGTGCCGAGCACGTTGACCGGGCGGACGTATGCCGTGAGCCTGGGTGAGGTGAGCCTGCGTGAGTGA